The Apium graveolens cultivar Ventura chromosome 3, ASM990537v1, whole genome shotgun sequence sequence ATTTTTTGCAATCTGCTCCTTTGTGCAGGCCCCTCACACTCCCTACAAGCCAAACAAAGACCTGGTTAGATGTAAGGATCCCTTATGTGCCTCACTTCAGTCACCCGAAAACCATCCTTGTGAAAATCCAGAAGAGCAATGTGATTATGAAGTTGGATATGCTGATCATGGTTCATCTATGGGTGTTCTTGTCAAAGATTTGATATCATTGACTTTTACTAATGGTAGTGTACTTCGTCCCCGCCTTGCTTTTGGGTATGTAGTTTGCTCTCAACCCATTATCTAAATTTCCATGAAGAGTCATGTACATCCAGTATTCTGGCTATATATGTTAACTCGGCTTGTCATTATCTTGAATTAAGTTATTCTATTTGTAAATATATAGCTGTTTATCATGGTTTAGTTTCAGACTTGTTCAATTTGTACTGACACAGCTATTCAATATGTACCTTTTTTTTCTTGTGGCTACATTTGGAGATTAGTTTCTATTTAATATTGAGGATTATATTCATGAACAGAATAATTATGTTTTGTCTTTATGTCAATTTACATATGTAGCTGTGGTTATAATCAAGAAGTTGCACATTCAGTGGATCCACCTTACACTGATGGAGTCCTCGGCCTCAGGAATGGAAAATCAAGCATTGTAGGACAAATTTTTAACCTGGGTTTAACACGAAATGTGGTTGGTCATTGCTTGAGTGGCCATGGAGGAGGTTTTCTGTTTTTAGGAGAGGATCTTCTTCCTTCTGGAGTAAGCTGGATACCAATGTCAAGCAAGTCTGTGGGGTAAGAAGATTTATGGTCACATTTTTTTTAATATGGTCTTTTATTTAGATGATTTTCATAATATTTGTATATTATATATGGTTCAATTAGGAACCACTACTCCTTAGGAAATGCTGAACTCCTATATGGTGGCAAGGCTACTGGAGTTAAGGGTCTTACCATGGTATTTGATAGTGGAAGTACATACAGTTACTTCAGTTCTCAAGCTTATAAAGCTGTACTTTGTTTGGTGAGATGTGAACCACATGAGCATTTTTGCTTCgtctttttctctctttttcccCTAGAAGAATATACTCGTTTTCTTGACATTAATAAGTCATCCTCATCTACTTTACACAAACAAATTTAATATCTTGCagataaagaaggaattaaatggaaaaagtttgaatgatgcaaatgatgaTAAAAGCCTCCCAGTGTGCTGGAAAGGCACCAAACCATTTAGATCCATTGGTGATGTCAGTAATTTATTCAAGCCATTAGCACTGACTTTTACGAAATCTAAAATTGCTCAGCTCCAAATGCCACCTGAAGCTTATCTTATTGTCACGGTAAGGAACTTTTAAATGTTCTTGCACGGTTCCGGTTTTCTCAAGTTACAATGAATGAATAACCAAAACAGATTCTTCACACGTAAAAATGTCTGTTTCAGGGTCAAGGAAATGTGTGTTTAGGTATAATGGATGGCTCTGAAGTTGGACTGGGAGACTTCAATATAATAGGAGGTACATGCTTGAACAAAATATCTGCACCTGAAACCTGTTATTTGCATTCCGACATACAGATTTTTTATTCTATGTTAATTTTgtaattctctttttctttttctgtttttaaatcatttttttttaatataatctCACTTTCATTGTCAGACATTTCATTGCAAGATAAAATTGTGATTTTTGATAATGAGAAACAACGTATTGGATGGGCTCCTGCAAATTGCGAGAGGCTTCCCAAGTCGTGAGCCATTCTCAATCTctgaatatatttttttaattctttTTATATAAGTGCCATCCTTACCACAGTTTTTTAACGTGTTCATAACAGTGTGGATCATGAAGCAAGTGATTATTTTATGCAATCATATGGAGTTGACACCGGTAGATTGCAGGACTATTAGTGAGGCCATGAGGGTGTATAGTTCAAGTAATGTACTTAAAAACTTTTTGTCAATAATGTTGATAAGACCTCGAGAGAGATAGTGTACAAGATGACTGTAAGATTCAGATGGTctgtaaaattttataataatatcaTCCTGTAATCACTAATCAGTCTATGCATATAATACAAGGAAGTACTTTCTTATGGAAGGAATTTGCTGTTGTGGTGGAATCATGATTTCGAGATAGCCAATGCTAGCATTCATTTTTCAAAGCAGACTGGGGATTAAAGTAGATTTTCTTCTATCTTTTACTCCAAAATTAAGGTTTGCAAAATTTTTTTGAAGAGAAATCAATTCTTTATATGCTGATATTGGTACCGTCACCAGTTTTAGCATAATATATTATCCCTTAAGCAAAATATGAAGAAGAATCCATGTTCTGAATATATTATCCTTTAAACAAAATACAAGGAAGAATCCATGTTTTCTTTTCTATAGTACAAAAGTTGTAAACTCTGTAATGGGTCCATCTGATGTCTAGTGTGTGTTTATGATGATGTCTAGTGTGTGTTCATGAATACACCATTGCacttatttatttaaaaatttctTTGCAAACGGTACtatcataattaataataatgAAACCAATTAAAAATTTCTCACCAAGAA is a genomic window containing:
- the LOC141714674 gene encoding aspartic proteinase Asp1-like, with the protein product MADYKGVYGFLLSVAYYRTLHLILFYLRYFHVTIKIGHPAKDYFLDIDTGSDLTWLQCDAPCTKCTPAPHTPYKPNKDLVRCKDPLCASLQSPENHPCENPEEQCDYEVGYADHGSSMGVLVKDLISLTFTNGSVLRPRLAFGCGYNQEVAHSVDPPYTDGVLGLRNGKSSIVGQIFNLGLTRNVVGHCLSGHGGGFLFLGEDLLPSGVSWIPMSSKSVGNHYSLGNAELLYGGKATGVKGLTMVFDSGSTYSYFSSQAYKAVLCLIKKELNGKSLNDANDDKSLPVCWKGTKPFRSIGDVSNLFKPLALTFTKSKIAQLQMPPEAYLIVTGQGNVCLGIMDGSEVGLGDFNIIGDISLQDKIVIFDNEKQRIGWAPANCERLPKSVDHEASDYFMQSYGVDTGRLQDY